One genomic region from Dehalobacter restrictus DSM 9455 encodes:
- a CDS encoding imm11 family protein: MRYYKIMFDDERSKKEDIVCTSEEDFLEKYEVKQYDLNEGKYFDDWNSNFTFYYNSKEGTKPTDLLANNLGWFLISQDFQDILKNIGVSEVQFLPVKIVEKNTGKKLEGFSVLNIISLSDALDLTHSTYTEIEARGQKYLTIIKYALSKEKLNGFHIVRLQNSKFASFVSQVVKEQLEINKITGCDFLEVKII, encoded by the coding sequence GTGAGATATTACAAAATAATGTTTGATGATGAAAGAAGCAAAAAAGAAGATATTGTATGTACTTCAGAAGAAGATTTTCTAGAAAAATATGAAGTAAAACAATATGATTTAAATGAGGGAAAGTACTTTGATGATTGGAATAGTAATTTTACATTCTACTATAATTCTAAAGAAGGTACTAAACCTACAGATTTATTAGCTAATAATTTAGGATGGTTTTTAATATCACAAGATTTTCAAGATATATTAAAAAATATTGGAGTGTCAGAAGTACAGTTTTTGCCAGTTAAAATAGTTGAAAAGAATACTGGTAAAAAATTAGAGGGATTTTCAGTTCTTAATATTATTTCCCTGTCCGATGCCCTAGATTTAACTCATTCCACTTATACAGAAATTGAAGCCAGGGGACAAAAGTATTTAACAATAATAAAATATGCCTTAAGCAAAGAAAAATTAAATGGTTTCCATATTGTTAGGTTACAAAATAGTAAATTTGCATCTTTTGTATCCCAAGTAGTAAAAGAACAATTGGAAATTAACAAAATTACAGGATGTGATTTTTTAGAAGTTAAAATTATATAA
- a CDS encoding RHS repeat domain-containing protein: protein MPYATSYANSSRSGETLTLPSGLFSASQGTIEAWVKPLRNYDSSTSNSIQMITDVAGTGNNGLLLAIDQYGKFYTQAGTGSSVVKAISTTTAQKDTWYHVAGRWNASGLSIFVNGVKETTTPATLNISLSQTPMVGRQSTVDIRYLDGLIDDLRISNIARTDTAIQDSYNLMKPTGTDSSSTYKLNFDQSLRAVYQPTGWSKSSPNGRVNQAEYDPTAPYGGSHVLHINPGTDASAYQWTDYIALTGTSENFIVSGDIKAEGSGTDGVRLHVYWFDSSYTEIAQDRCFVINQTQDWKRYSMSLTPPTNAVYAKVMAIAYTGFDGYFDNIQFEKSSQARDYNSLENSSFERDMTKWTASDGNSSITTEDKYSGTKSLKIQRSTTTGTSYVESQTVIPVRKGQSYSLSGLLKTDFDNLGTDGGAWVHIYYYDESGTSLNDFATKLITKDSGWTKYVYVVKSTQTTQNGFFKVRLEMKNASGKVYFDNIRFSNGVQTTRNEYDANNNYVTKAINQLGKEINYVNDSYGQATQVTTPTGEVTQFSYDGQENLRTVTDNAGNTATYTQDSNGNVTDVEIKENGTTSVYKNSFEYDEYGNMVKETVKPNLSQPANDETTEYLYDESGRLTGKVNPGDSPTNSSVTLGYEYSGLDILKILNGPKYSFDYNLEGQVTKEELFNSSDTKIGEFSYTYDGMGRLATLTEKDGSGTEVSKISQPTGQSMYSQTDQLNGFDLTVKQQTSNPITYLFTYLSNNLVKTITAAGKQFNLYFNEGGLFQSRVNPNNTGDEYKYNDAGQVIESKTNNITKSTNGNNTTTGVSAKWSSLYTYDSDGRITAITGQGAGSPSATYTYNNGTEELNRLTQAQITSGSNNYTFDYSYDSRGNILDMDLLIGGSVQNQTFTYNDDNQITTSGFVYDNSGNLTSAVVKGVTYNYVYDKANRLIEVKDGSNQTIATYTYDSQGQRLTKTTGGSTITYHYANGGVLYETKSGDADNILHALYINSPSGRPLAVSMNYNINNPGSNTWYYYHYNVHGDVIAVTDGNGNIFREYVYDPYGNILSVKDGTGNSVNISADSAFNHTYTYAGYRFDKETGLYYLNARYYEAGIGRFLTKDNVLGNPGNIQTLNRYAYCGGDPVNCVDPSGQVFMLITGGIGAVAGGIIGGIVAYNNGGDWKKGALIGAAAGGLIGLGAGAAAGVLLAGSATASTGAVMAGGGALLAGAVGGTTAAVARNTQRVASNVGTVYGKLGTVIEKAPINKISGMASSHPVQQAINRGVSPNTIINTVRNPQVTLSQWGGERFAYISENATIIMNKNGQLVTVWAKSDFGPLVIKALAESR, encoded by the coding sequence TTGCCTTATGCGACTTCCTATGCCAACTCTTCCCGCAGCGGGGAAACACTTACCCTTCCTTCGGGATTGTTTTCGGCTTCCCAGGGTACCATTGAAGCCTGGGTCAAACCGTTACGGAATTATGACAGCTCCACCAGCAATAGTATCCAGATGATTACCGATGTCGCCGGTACAGGAAACAACGGCCTTCTGCTGGCAATCGACCAGTATGGGAAATTCTATACCCAGGCGGGGACGGGAAGCAGCGTCGTCAAAGCGATCTCCACCACCACAGCTCAAAAAGACACCTGGTACCATGTGGCCGGAAGGTGGAACGCCAGTGGCCTTTCCATCTTTGTCAACGGAGTCAAGGAAACCACTACCCCCGCTACGTTAAATATCAGCTTGTCTCAGACTCCGATGGTCGGCAGGCAGTCTACGGTGGATATCCGTTACCTGGACGGACTAATTGACGACTTAAGAATTTCCAATATCGCCAGAACGGATACGGCGATCCAGGATTCATATAATCTGATGAAGCCCACCGGCACTGACAGCAGCAGCACGTACAAACTTAACTTCGATCAGAGCTTAAGAGCGGTCTACCAGCCGACCGGCTGGAGCAAATCAAGTCCAAACGGCAGGGTCAACCAGGCTGAATATGATCCCACAGCGCCTTATGGCGGCAGCCATGTCCTGCATATTAATCCGGGAACAGATGCGAGTGCTTACCAGTGGACAGATTATATTGCGCTAACCGGAACAAGTGAAAATTTTATTGTGAGCGGGGACATTAAAGCAGAGGGTTCAGGCACGGATGGCGTCCGTCTCCATGTTTACTGGTTTGACTCAAGCTATACCGAAATAGCACAGGATCGCTGTTTCGTTATTAACCAGACTCAGGACTGGAAACGCTACAGCATGTCCCTTACCCCTCCAACCAATGCCGTCTATGCCAAAGTCATGGCCATTGCCTATACCGGCTTTGACGGTTACTTCGATAACATCCAGTTTGAAAAAAGTTCCCAGGCCAGAGACTATAACTCTTTAGAAAATTCCTCCTTCGAACGGGACATGACCAAATGGACCGCCTCCGATGGCAATTCCAGTATTACCACGGAAGACAAATATTCCGGGACCAAAAGCTTGAAGATCCAGCGTTCCACTACTACAGGAACTTCCTATGTAGAGTCCCAGACCGTCATCCCGGTGAGAAAGGGCCAGTCCTATAGCTTAAGCGGTCTCTTAAAGACCGACTTCGATAATCTGGGGACCGATGGCGGTGCCTGGGTGCATATCTACTATTACGATGAATCAGGTACTTCCCTTAACGACTTTGCCACCAAACTAATTACCAAAGACAGCGGCTGGACCAAGTACGTCTATGTAGTTAAGTCTACCCAGACTACTCAGAATGGCTTCTTCAAGGTTAGGCTGGAAATGAAGAATGCTTCCGGTAAAGTTTATTTTGATAATATTCGTTTTAGTAACGGTGTCCAAACTACTCGAAACGAATATGACGCAAACAACAATTATGTTACCAAAGCCATCAACCAGCTTGGTAAGGAAATAAACTATGTCAATGACAGTTACGGCCAGGCAACCCAGGTCACGACCCCTACGGGTGAAGTTACCCAATTCTCCTACGACGGTCAGGAAAACTTGCGGACAGTCACGGATAATGCCGGAAACACGGCGACTTATACCCAGGACAGCAACGGTAATGTCACGGACGTAGAGATCAAGGAGAACGGGACAACATCTGTCTACAAAAATTCGTTCGAGTATGACGAATACGGTAATATGGTCAAAGAGACAGTCAAACCCAACTTGAGCCAGCCGGCCAATGACGAAACGACCGAATATCTCTATGACGAGTCCGGCAGGCTGACGGGGAAAGTCAATCCCGGAGACAGTCCGACCAATTCCAGCGTAACGTTAGGCTATGAATATTCCGGTCTGGACATCCTGAAAATCCTGAACGGTCCAAAATATTCCTTTGATTACAACCTTGAAGGACAGGTAACCAAGGAAGAACTCTTTAACAGCAGCGATACTAAGATTGGTGAATTCAGCTACACTTATGACGGTATGGGCAGATTGGCTACGCTAACCGAAAAAGACGGAAGCGGTACTGAGGTCTCCAAAATAAGCCAGCCCACAGGACAAAGCATGTATTCCCAGACTGACCAGCTGAACGGGTTTGATCTTACGGTTAAACAGCAAACATCGAATCCGATCACCTACCTGTTCACTTATTTAAGCAACAATCTGGTCAAGACCATCACAGCCGCAGGCAAGCAATTTAATCTCTACTTCAACGAAGGCGGATTATTCCAATCCAGAGTAAACCCCAATAACACCGGTGACGAATACAAGTACAACGATGCCGGTCAGGTTATTGAGAGCAAGACTAACAACATTACTAAAAGTACGAATGGAAATAACACAACAACCGGTGTTTCCGCCAAATGGTCAAGCCTTTACACCTATGACAGTGACGGTAGGATTACGGCTATAACCGGTCAGGGTGCGGGAAGCCCGAGCGCCACTTACACTTACAATAACGGAACTGAAGAGCTCAACCGCCTGACCCAGGCCCAAATCACGTCTGGTTCCAATAATTACACCTTCGACTATTCCTATGATTCGAGGGGCAATATTCTGGACATGGATCTGTTAATCGGAGGCAGTGTCCAGAACCAAACCTTCACATATAACGACGATAACCAGATCACCACTTCCGGCTTTGTCTATGACAACAGCGGTAACCTTACCAGTGCTGTGGTCAAGGGAGTAACGTATAACTATGTCTACGACAAAGCCAACAGGCTAATCGAAGTCAAGGATGGCAGCAATCAGACAATAGCGACTTACACTTACGATTCCCAGGGACAGAGACTGACCAAAACGACAGGCGGCAGTACGATCACTTATCACTATGCGAACGGCGGAGTCTTGTACGAGACCAAGAGCGGCGATGCAGATAATATCCTGCATGCTCTGTATATTAACTCGCCGAGCGGCCGGCCGCTGGCGGTAAGCATGAACTACAATATTAATAATCCCGGATCCAACACCTGGTATTATTACCATTACAACGTTCACGGAGACGTAATTGCCGTAACGGACGGCAACGGAAATATATTCAGGGAATACGTTTACGATCCTTATGGGAATATATTAAGTGTAAAGGATGGAACGGGTAATTCAGTAAACATTTCAGCCGATTCAGCATTTAACCATACCTACACTTATGCAGGATACAGGTTCGATAAAGAAACCGGATTATATTATCTCAATGCCAGGTACTACGAGGCAGGAATCGGCAGGTTTTTGACGAAGGATAATGTGCTTGGGAACCCAGGTAACATTCAGACTTTAAACAGATATGCTTATTGTGGCGGAGATCCAGTAAACTGTGTTGACCCAAGCGGACAAGTATTCATGTTAATTACTGGAGGAATTGGAGCAGTAGCTGGCGGTATTATTGGTGGTATTGTAGCTTATAATAATGGTGGTGATTGGAAAAAAGGTGCATTGATAGGAGCGGCAGCCGGTGGATTAATTGGACTTGGCGCTGGAGCTGCAGCTGGAGTATTGTTAGCAGGAAGTGCAACGGCCTCGACGGGAGCAGTTATGGCCGGAGGGGGTGCACTCTTAGCAGGAGCTGTTGGTGGAACAACGGCAGCAGTTGCTCGGAATACGCAAAGAGTAGCATCAAATGTCGGAACTGTTTATGGCAAGCTTGGGACAGTAATTGAAAAAGCCCCAATAAATAAAATCAGCGGTATGGCATCAAGCCATCCGGTACAGCAAGCTATTAATAGAGGGGTATCACCAAACACTATAATAAATACAGTCCGAAATCCACAAGTAACACTTTCTCAATGGGGTGGAGAACGATTTGCGTATATATCCGAGAATGCTACAATAATAATGAATAAAAATGGACAACTGGTAACTGTATGGGCTAAAAGTGACTTTGGTCCATTAGTTATAAAAGCGTTAGCGGAGAGTAGATAG
- a CDS encoding recombinase family protein, which translates to MDIESKKFIIRYVAIYIRKSRAENMEDLEKHRMVLIDLCKRNNFKYVEYLEVGTSDSIDMRPKICKLLNEVEEGVYDAVCVVEYDRLGRGDLGEQDRIKKAFQKSNTFIITPDKIFDLNDDVDDTYADFKGFFARQEYKMITKRLRQGKKIGARRGQWTNGIPPFPYVYQTYKNKVNKKGLVVDDDKLSIYRDMLEQALKGIDPKKIAENINQRGILTIKGNYWSNVTIQRLLVDETHLGKIISNKTQGDAHKNKRPNAKPYKIIPQCDWVIVENCHEPVKTQEEHDRILTLIHQRNSVPVAGRKQKHALTGLIKCAKCGHNLTFNMTEEKVFVKPCWFIDAFGKKCGNKGISVDILEKFSIDEIKKYNDNYLISFDSEDAEKAEIMQELILEKEITLQKHKRALELVNDAYELGDYTRHEWLLRKEKWQKSIEQLKSEIYELKRQYRSTDKITKEERQKKLSAFLDSITAVTENAQRNDLYRTIINGIIYLRERDTIEIKIDFK; encoded by the coding sequence TTGGATATTGAGAGCAAAAAATTCATTATTCGGTATGTAGCTATATATATCAGAAAATCACGTGCGGAAAACATGGAAGATCTGGAAAAACATCGCATGGTTCTTATCGATCTCTGCAAAAGAAACAATTTCAAATATGTTGAATACCTGGAGGTCGGAACATCCGACAGCATCGATATGCGTCCGAAGATTTGCAAGCTTCTGAACGAAGTTGAGGAAGGTGTGTACGATGCTGTATGTGTTGTTGAATATGACAGGCTTGGCCGGGGCGATCTCGGAGAACAAGACCGGATTAAAAAAGCGTTTCAAAAATCCAATACCTTCATTATTACTCCGGATAAAATCTTCGATTTAAACGATGATGTTGATGATACATACGCAGATTTTAAAGGCTTTTTTGCGCGTCAGGAATATAAAATGATAACGAAGAGGCTGCGCCAAGGCAAAAAAATCGGGGCAAGGCGAGGGCAATGGACAAACGGGATTCCCCCTTTTCCATATGTTTATCAAACTTATAAAAATAAAGTAAATAAAAAAGGGCTTGTTGTTGATGATGACAAGCTCTCTATATACCGTGATATGCTTGAGCAAGCGCTAAAAGGTATTGACCCTAAAAAAATTGCGGAAAATATTAACCAAAGGGGAATTTTAACGATCAAAGGCAATTATTGGAGTAATGTTACTATTCAAAGGCTTCTGGTTGATGAAACTCACCTGGGCAAAATTATAAGCAATAAGACGCAGGGGGATGCTCACAAAAATAAGCGGCCGAATGCAAAGCCATATAAAATCATTCCGCAATGTGATTGGGTTATCGTAGAAAATTGCCATGAGCCGGTTAAAACGCAGGAAGAGCATGATCGAATTTTGACGCTTATACATCAGCGAAATAGTGTTCCTGTTGCAGGACGTAAGCAAAAGCATGCATTAACCGGTTTAATTAAGTGTGCTAAGTGCGGACATAATCTTACTTTTAATATGACTGAAGAAAAAGTGTTTGTAAAGCCATGCTGGTTTATTGACGCCTTTGGGAAAAAATGCGGTAATAAGGGTATCTCAGTAGATATATTGGAAAAGTTCTCAATTGATGAGATAAAAAAATATAACGATAACTATCTTATATCGTTTGATTCAGAAGATGCCGAAAAGGCTGAGATTATGCAAGAATTAATTTTGGAAAAAGAAATTACGCTGCAAAAGCATAAAAGGGCTTTAGAGCTTGTTAATGACGCCTATGAGCTTGGCGATTATACCCGTCATGAATGGTTATTGCGTAAAGAGAAATGGCAAAAATCTATTGAGCAGCTTAAATCTGAGATATATGAACTGAAAAGGCAATATCGTTCTACAGACAAAATAACGAAAGAAGAACGGCAAAAAAAATTATCTGCTTTTTTAGACAGCATTACTGCTGTCACGGAAAATGCGCAGCGAAACGATCTGTATAGAACCATCATTAATGGTATTATTTATTTACGGGAAAGAGATACTATAGAGATAAAAATTGATTTCAAATAA
- a CDS encoding DUF255 domain-containing protein has product MLSDKKIPNRLVNEKSPYLLQHANNPVDWYPWSDEAFAKAKAEDKPIFLSIGYS; this is encoded by the coding sequence ATGTTGTCAGATAAAAAAATACCCAATAGATTGGTAAACGAAAAGTCGCCTTACCTGCTCCAGCACGCTAATAACCCGGTGGATTGGTACCCCTGGAGTGATGAAGCTTTTGCAAAAGCAAAAGCCGAGGATAAGCCGATTTTCCTTTCTATTGGGTATAGCTGA
- a CDS encoding thioredoxin domain-containing protein, giving the protein MERESFEDEEVAAILNRSYIPIKVDREERPDIDQLYMTYCQMMTGAGGWPLTVLMTPDKQPFFAGTYFPKHSHYGRPGLMDILSQVGELWQTEKDKVIQTAAELYETVTRHYRGDKNATSAVPKNKQTLPFTEKEKDSGDIAVWGKNVLDKGYALQEDKFDSRYGGFGSAPKFPAPHNLGFLLRYSMEEPQSKALVMVEKTLDSMADGGIFDHIGFGFARYSTDRYWLVPHFEKMLYDNAGLALVYLEAYQKTKKEKYRRVAQNIFGYVLRDMTSPEGGFYCAEDADSEGEEGKYYLWSNDEIRKTLQEGIELLQKAKDAKNKFEPFLNQPEEIVEIYCDAYGITEEGNYEGKNIPSQIFSGRDDLAFRCSLTGDELDELLNLCNAILFKAREKRARPAKDDKILVSWNGLMISALAKGVQVLAGDLSWRSDRVSLLLAAENAAGFIMARMFDSRGRLLARYRNGEAGIPGYLDDYAFLVDGLLELYMACGKTVYLEQAIHLQEEQEKLFRDETNGGYYFTGRDAEELLFRPKEIYDGAMPSGNSMSACNLVRLWRLTGLSKWQELAERQLNSFRNAVEDYPPGYTAFLQAIQYALSQGEELVLSGSAGNEELEKMQAVIFKDFHPHAVVAYNDGSLAQVIPRMQDYPVSETLCVYVCRDFACREPVNTPEELAKILTE; this is encoded by the coding sequence ATGGAACGGGAATCTTTTGAGGATGAAGAAGTCGCCGCAATACTGAACCGCAGTTATATTCCGATTAAGGTGGATCGCGAAGAAAGACCGGATATTGATCAGTTGTATATGACCTATTGTCAGATGATGACCGGAGCAGGCGGCTGGCCACTGACTGTGCTGATGACGCCGGATAAACAGCCTTTCTTTGCCGGAACGTATTTCCCGAAACACAGCCATTACGGACGTCCCGGCCTCATGGATATTCTGAGTCAGGTAGGTGAGCTGTGGCAGACAGAGAAAGATAAAGTCATCCAAACGGCAGCGGAACTTTACGAAACAGTTACCAGGCATTATCGTGGGGATAAAAACGCCACGTCTGCCGTGCCAAAGAACAAGCAGACCCTGCCATTTACAGAGAAAGAAAAAGACAGCGGTGATATAGCTGTCTGGGGTAAAAACGTACTGGACAAAGGATATGCACTGCAGGAAGACAAGTTTGATTCACGATACGGGGGATTCGGTAGTGCTCCGAAATTCCCGGCTCCCCATAACCTGGGTTTTTTATTGCGGTATTCAATGGAAGAGCCACAGAGCAAAGCACTGGTAATGGTTGAAAAAACATTGGACAGCATGGCTGACGGAGGGATCTTCGATCATATCGGGTTTGGCTTTGCACGCTATAGCACAGACCGTTACTGGCTGGTTCCCCATTTTGAAAAAATGCTTTATGACAACGCCGGTCTGGCCCTTGTGTATTTGGAAGCTTATCAGAAAACCAAAAAGGAAAAATACCGCCGGGTTGCACAAAATATATTTGGGTATGTTCTGCGCGATATGACTTCTCCGGAAGGAGGCTTTTATTGTGCAGAAGATGCAGACTCCGAGGGTGAAGAGGGCAAATACTATCTTTGGTCTAATGATGAAATCAGAAAAACGCTGCAGGAAGGGATCGAACTTCTTCAAAAAGCAAAAGATGCAAAAAATAAATTTGAACCTTTTCTAAATCAACCGGAAGAAATTGTGGAAATCTACTGTGATGCTTATGGAATTACGGAAGAAGGCAATTATGAAGGGAAAAACATTCCTTCACAAATCTTCAGTGGCAGAGACGATCTGGCTTTTCGCTGCAGTTTGACCGGAGATGAACTCGACGAATTGCTGAACCTCTGCAATGCTATTCTGTTTAAGGCGAGAGAAAAAAGGGCCCGTCCAGCAAAAGATGATAAGATCCTGGTTTCCTGGAACGGTTTGATGATCAGTGCTCTAGCCAAAGGAGTGCAGGTGCTCGCAGGCGATCTCTCCTGGAGAAGCGACAGAGTGAGCCTACTTCTGGCTGCAGAAAATGCCGCAGGCTTTATCATGGCCAGGATGTTTGATTCACGCGGCAGACTGCTCGCCCGGTACAGGAATGGTGAGGCAGGTATACCTGGTTATCTTGACGATTATGCTTTTCTGGTTGATGGGCTGCTGGAACTCTATATGGCGTGTGGAAAAACAGTATATCTGGAGCAGGCTATACATCTGCAGGAAGAACAGGAAAAACTATTCCGGGATGAAACAAACGGCGGATATTATTTTACCGGAAGAGATGCTGAAGAACTGCTATTCAGGCCCAAGGAGATCTATGACGGTGCGATGCCTTCCGGGAACTCGATGAGCGCCTGCAATCTAGTGAGGCTGTGGAGACTTACCGGCCTATCCAAATGGCAGGAACTGGCCGAAAGACAACTTAATTCGTTCCGAAACGCTGTTGAGGACTACCCTCCTGGATACACCGCTTTCCTTCAGGCAATCCAATACGCCTTAAGTCAGGGCGAGGAACTGGTATTGTCCGGATCGGCCGGTAATGAAGAATTAGAAAAAATGCAGGCCGTCATTTTTAAAGACTTTCATCCGCATGCTGTCGTGGCCTATAATGACGGTTCATTAGCGCAGGTGATCCCGAGAATGCAAGATTACCCTGTCAGTGAGACTCTTTGTGTTTATGTCTGCAGGGATTTTGCCTGCAGGGAGCCTGTAAATACCCCCGAAGAATTAGCAAAAATCTTGACGGAATAG
- a CDS encoding putative ABC transporter permease: protein MLKRYLFYGLMGWSLEIIWTGLDSFVHGDFRLMGFTNLWMFFIYGSAVILEPLHDLISEWRWPLRGLVWLTAIWGIEYTSGLFLLKILGVYPWRYTDPLAINGLITLSFAPVWFAGGLLFERVHRKLDAFVVLTNRYTER, encoded by the coding sequence ATGCTAAAACGATATTTATTTTACGGGCTGATGGGCTGGAGCCTCGAAATAATCTGGACAGGACTTGATTCTTTTGTCCACGGGGATTTCCGGCTGATGGGCTTTACCAACCTTTGGATGTTCTTTATATATGGTTCCGCTGTTATTCTTGAACCTTTGCACGATTTGATTTCAGAGTGGAGGTGGCCGCTGAGGGGACTCGTTTGGCTCACAGCAATCTGGGGGATAGAATATACAAGCGGTCTGTTTCTGCTTAAAATTCTGGGGGTCTATCCGTGGCGGTATACGGATCCGCTGGCGATAAACGGACTTATTACGCTGAGCTTTGCGCCGGTGTGGTTTGCCGGCGGTCTTCTCTTTGAGCGAGTCCATCGGAAACTTGATGCTTTTGTCGTACTCACAAATAGATACACGGAAAGGTAA